The Gemmatimonadaceae bacterium genome window below encodes:
- a CDS encoding ABC transporter permease, translating to MDNLISDLRFALRSLLRAPAFTIAAVLALGLGTGATAAVFSMLNGVVLRPLPYADPDRLVQIWETNHAKALEHEPLSPVNFLDYRGLTGSFVDAAAWWRPELNLSDDANGNAIRVSGVETTRNLFDVLGVRPRIGHAFTPEQGLYGKALEVVISDRLWESRFQRDPGAVGRGVRLNGFLYTIVGVMPPGFTFPGETDLWQGMIWNPAQHSRGAHFMEAVARLAPHATTGAANRELSALTVRLGDENRATNAGWSARAVDLDHEVAGVFRPALFALFGAAGVLLAIACLNVANLLLARATTRRREVAVRAAIGASRSRLVRLFLTESLLLAILGGLLGTVIGVISVKGLLAWTPIHIPRAQEIGVDPPVLLFATAIAALTAVAFGLAPALVQSRTELQRVLQAGARGSSAGARHTRATLVIAEVALAVMLLAGAGLLVRSVSRLLRADLGVDATSVLTADVQLPDVAYKDFARVDLFYTNLVQALRSRPEVSAAGASNFLPLETGWRIPFRVRDMPLPPSGDEPTAQYHTVDDGYFNTLRVPLVAGRVFEPRDDAHAPGVAIVNETLARQLWPGASPIGKRIVTTVRYVGPLGARIVAGDDHEVIGVVRDVKNASIQSATEPALYFSEHQFPFRKMHLVVRSRGDAAALAAVIRDALRGLDPSLPVAKIDPLGRTLAASADPPRFVMLLLGVFAALALTLAAVGIYGILTYAVTQRRKEIGIRVALGAEPATMLRMIVREGLVLAGIGCAIGVVVAVIAGRSLSGFLYEVSPADPLTLVGVTIIVLIVAAGACVVPGRRAASEDPVKALRLGD from the coding sequence ATGGACAACCTCATCAGTGATCTCCGCTTCGCCTTGCGCAGCCTCCTGCGCGCGCCTGCCTTTACGATCGCCGCGGTTCTCGCGTTAGGCCTGGGGACCGGCGCCACCGCTGCGGTCTTCAGCATGTTGAATGGGGTCGTATTGCGCCCGCTGCCATATGCGGACCCCGACCGCCTCGTCCAAATCTGGGAGACCAACCACGCGAAGGCGCTCGAGCACGAGCCTCTCTCGCCAGTGAACTTTCTCGACTACCGAGGACTCACAGGCTCCTTCGTCGACGCGGCCGCGTGGTGGAGGCCCGAGCTGAACCTCTCCGACGACGCCAACGGCAATGCGATTCGTGTGAGTGGCGTCGAGACGACGCGCAATCTCTTCGACGTCCTCGGCGTGCGCCCCCGTATCGGCCACGCCTTCACGCCTGAGCAGGGACTCTACGGGAAAGCGCTCGAGGTGGTGATCAGCGATCGACTGTGGGAGTCCCGGTTTCAGCGGGACCCGGGTGCCGTTGGGAGAGGCGTGCGCCTGAATGGATTCCTGTACACGATCGTCGGCGTCATGCCGCCGGGCTTCACCTTTCCCGGCGAGACCGATCTGTGGCAGGGCATGATCTGGAATCCGGCGCAGCACAGCCGCGGCGCGCATTTCATGGAAGCCGTGGCGCGCCTCGCGCCTCATGCGACCACCGGTGCTGCCAATCGTGAGCTGAGCGCCCTCACCGTTAGGCTCGGCGACGAGAACCGGGCGACGAACGCCGGATGGAGCGCACGTGCCGTCGACCTCGACCACGAGGTGGCGGGCGTCTTTCGTCCCGCGCTGTTCGCGCTGTTTGGCGCCGCGGGCGTGTTGCTCGCGATCGCGTGCCTCAACGTCGCGAATCTCCTCCTCGCTCGGGCAACGACGCGTCGGCGAGAGGTTGCAGTACGCGCCGCGATAGGTGCGAGCCGCTCGCGTCTCGTTAGGCTCTTTCTCACCGAAAGTCTCCTCCTCGCCATCCTCGGTGGCCTGCTTGGTACGGTGATTGGCGTCATCAGCGTGAAGGGCCTCCTCGCCTGGACGCCGATCCACATTCCGCGCGCGCAGGAGATCGGCGTCGACCCACCGGTTCTTCTCTTCGCGACGGCCATTGCCGCGCTCACGGCGGTCGCTTTTGGTCTCGCGCCGGCGCTCGTCCAGTCGCGCACCGAGCTGCAGCGCGTACTTCAAGCGGGAGCTCGCGGCAGCTCCGCCGGAGCGCGCCACACGCGCGCCACGCTCGTGATCGCCGAGGTTGCCCTTGCGGTGATGCTGCTGGCCGGAGCGGGGCTGCTCGTCCGCAGCGTCTCGCGATTGCTGCGCGCGGACCTCGGCGTCGACGCGACCTCGGTGCTCACCGCGGATGTGCAACTTCCCGACGTCGCGTACAAGGACTTCGCGCGCGTCGATCTGTTCTACACGAATCTGGTGCAGGCCCTCCGCAGCCGACCCGAGGTTTCCGCCGCCGGTGCGAGCAACTTTCTCCCCCTCGAGACAGGTTGGCGGATTCCCTTCCGCGTGCGAGACATGCCGTTGCCCCCTTCGGGAGACGAGCCGACAGCGCAGTATCACACCGTCGACGACGGCTACTTCAATACACTTCGCGTTCCGCTCGTTGCGGGCCGCGTTTTCGAGCCCCGCGATGACGCGCACGCACCAGGTGTAGCAATCGTAAACGAGACGCTCGCGCGCCAGCTCTGGCCGGGAGCAAGTCCAATCGGCAAGCGCATCGTCACCACCGTACGATACGTCGGCCCGTTAGGCGCCCGTATCGTCGCTGGCGACGATCACGAGGTGATCGGCGTCGTTCGCGACGTGAAGAATGCGTCGATCCAGAGTGCCACCGAGCCGGCGCTCTACTTCAGCGAGCATCAGTTCCCATTCCGGAAGATGCACCTCGTCGTGCGCTCACGCGGCGATGCGGCGGCGCTCGCGGCAGTGATTCGCGATGCACTGCGCGGACTCGATCCGAGCCTACCGGTGGCGAAGATCGACCCGTTAGGCAGGACACTCGCCGCGTCGGCCGACCCACCGCGCTTCGTCATGCTTCTCCTCGGCGTCTTCGCGGCATTGGCCTTGACGCTCGCCGCCGTCGGCATTTATGGAATTCTCACCTACGCGGTCACACAGCGGCGAAAGGAGATTGGCATCCGCGTCGCACTCGGCGCCGAGCCCGCGACGATGCTCCGGATGATCGTCCGCGAGGGACTCGTCCTCGCCGGGATCGGTTGTGCGATCGGCGTCGTGGTGGCAGTGATCGCTGGCCGCTCACTCTCGGGCTTCCTGTACGAGGTTTCTCCCGCCGATCCGCTGACACTCGTTGGTGTGACGATCATCGTCCTCATCGTGGCGGCGGGCGCGTGCGTCGTCCCGGGAAGGCGCGCCGCTAGTGAGGATCCGGTGAAGGCGCTTCGACTCGGCGATTGA